In Pyricularia oryzae 70-15 chromosome 2, whole genome shotgun sequence, one genomic interval encodes:
- a CDS encoding peptidyl-prolyl cis-trans isomerase H: MPPTKLPESGNPLVFFDMTLGGEPLGRITFELFADVVPRTAENFRQYCTGEHKNAQGRPQGYKGSRFHRIIPNFMCQGGDFLHGDGTGSTCIYGTKSFADENFTLKHEGPGLLSMANSGPNTNGSQFFITTTTTPFLDNKHVVFGKVVDGMDVVRKMENTKTGYRGKDVPNLDVIVSQCGEM, encoded by the exons ATGCCGCCGACAAAACTCCCCGAATCGGGGAACCCACT CGTTTTCTTTGACATGACACTAGGAG GCGAGCCGCTGGGCAGGATAACTTTCGAGCTCTTCGCCGACGTGGTGCCGCGCACGGCTGAGAACTTCCGCCAGTACTGCACGGGCGAGCACAAAAACGCCCAAGGTCGGCCCCAGGGCTACAAGGGCAGCCGCTTCCACCGCATCATCCCGAACTTCATGTGCCAGGGCGGCGACTTTCTTCACGGCGACGGCACTGGCAGCACCTGCATTTATGGGACCAAGAGCTTTGCCGATGAGAACTTTACGCTCAAGCATGAGGGTCCTGGATTGCTGAGCATGGCG AACTCGGGCCCAAACACAAACGGCTCCCAGTTCTTCATCACTACTACCACGACCCCGTTCCTGGACaacaagcacgtcgtctttgGCAAGGTCGTCGACGGCATGGACGTCGTGCGTAAGATGGAGAACACCAAGACGGGATACAGGGGCAAGGATGTGCCGAACCTCGACGTCATCGTGTCCCAGTGTGGTGAGATGTGA